From the genome of Biomphalaria glabrata chromosome 1, xgBioGlab47.1, whole genome shotgun sequence, one region includes:
- the LOC106071536 gene encoding uncharacterized protein LOC106071536 isoform X1, translating into MLKFTMTMKVNKVGKHKRIIIDSSDSESDNNESKSINRKSSRISQKQKKPKFQLPSRDEIWKKIPTVEGSSSLKSLTPKKNVNNLTKIYSDYNFDDYEDTSDSMSSTESFSEEDIKTHSGTSNKKHRIRNYYSRITQVDSSDEEQKQTNLPVSHVYQLSTPLKDPEENNEDNDNGDSASQTFGEYLKEDSSEDGDELTTTVPKRFKRKRYSLPDSE; encoded by the exons ATGCTCAAA TTTACAATGACAATGAAGGTCAATAAAGTTGGCAAGCATAAAAGAATCATTATTGACTCTTCTGATTCAGAATCTGACAACAATGAATCAAAAAGT ATAAACAGAAAGTCATCAAGaatttctcaaaaacaaaagaaaccaaagtttcaacttccaTCAAGAGATGAAATCTGGAAAAAAATACCAACTGTAGAAGGAAGTTCTAGTTTAAAAAGCCTAACACcaaaaaagaatgttaacaacttaacaaaaat ATACAGTGATTATAATTTTGATGATTATGAAGATACAAGCGACAGCATGTCATCAACTGAAAGTTTCTCAGAAGAAGATATAAAAACACATTCTGGAACGTCAAATAAAAAG CACAGAATTCGCAATTACTACTCACGAATCACTCAAGTTGATTCCAGTGATgaagaacagaaacaaacaaacttacCAGTATCTCATGTATACCAGTTGAGCACACCCCTTAAGGATCCAGAGGAAAACAATGAAGACAATGACAATGGTGACAGTGCATCTCAAACTTTTGGGGAATATTTAAAAGAAGACAGTTCTGAGGATGGCGATGAATTAACAACCACTGTGCCAAAAAGATTCAAGAGGAAAAGATATTCACTTCCAGATAGCGAATAA
- the LOC106071536 gene encoding uncharacterized protein LOC106071536 isoform X2: MTMKVNKVGKHKRIIIDSSDSESDNNESKSINRKSSRISQKQKKPKFQLPSRDEIWKKIPTVEGSSSLKSLTPKKNVNNLTKIYSDYNFDDYEDTSDSMSSTESFSEEDIKTHSGTSNKKHRIRNYYSRITQVDSSDEEQKQTNLPVSHVYQLSTPLKDPEENNEDNDNGDSASQTFGEYLKEDSSEDGDELTTTVPKRFKRKRYSLPDSE; the protein is encoded by the exons ATGACAATGAAGGTCAATAAAGTTGGCAAGCATAAAAGAATCATTATTGACTCTTCTGATTCAGAATCTGACAACAATGAATCAAAAAGT ATAAACAGAAAGTCATCAAGaatttctcaaaaacaaaagaaaccaaagtttcaacttccaTCAAGAGATGAAATCTGGAAAAAAATACCAACTGTAGAAGGAAGTTCTAGTTTAAAAAGCCTAACACcaaaaaagaatgttaacaacttaacaaaaat ATACAGTGATTATAATTTTGATGATTATGAAGATACAAGCGACAGCATGTCATCAACTGAAAGTTTCTCAGAAGAAGATATAAAAACACATTCTGGAACGTCAAATAAAAAG CACAGAATTCGCAATTACTACTCACGAATCACTCAAGTTGATTCCAGTGATgaagaacagaaacaaacaaacttacCAGTATCTCATGTATACCAGTTGAGCACACCCCTTAAGGATCCAGAGGAAAACAATGAAGACAATGACAATGGTGACAGTGCATCTCAAACTTTTGGGGAATATTTAAAAGAAGACAGTTCTGAGGATGGCGATGAATTAACAACCACTGTGCCAAAAAGATTCAAGAGGAAAAGATATTCACTTCCAGATAGCGAATAA
- the LOC106071537 gene encoding uncharacterized protein LOC106071537 isoform X2, which yields MQNNKDQPCAENLQSTSFKKLNDAVEKSIKRITSKSRGKAYLEEHFKDVLEKDRKYFVPMFESMLVELETLLKEEIQMQLEASNVEKRLKEVDRIKLEYGPSSETKWRPSGSPKDDIKAHLVDIDDVELNKLGKILNTLESQNKFLSECVLKTDEKIQQTVQVIKEYCSSWEEAASEISQETRSKLTKNA from the exons ATGCAAAATAATAAAGATCAACCTTGTGCAGAAAATTTGCAGAGCACCTCATTCAAAAAGCTAAATGATGCTGTTGAAAAATCTATAAAAAGGATAACATCAAAAAGCAg GGGGAAGGCATACTTAGAAGAGCATTTCAAAGATGTACTTGAAAAAgacagaaaatattttgttccaATGTTTGAATCTATGTTAGTTGAACTGGAAACCTTGCTGAAG GAAGAAATTCAGATGCAACTAGAAGCCAGTAATGTTGAAAAACGACTGAAGGAAGTAGACagaatcaaattggaatatGGACCATCCAGTGAAACAAAATG GAGGCCAAGTGGTTCCCCAAAGGATGATATAAAAGCACATTTAGTTGATattgatgatgtagagcttaatAAATTGGGGAAAATTCTCAATACACTAGAATCTCAAAATAAATTTCTCAGCgaatgtgttttaaaaacagATGAAAAAATTCAGCAGACAGTGCAGGTGATCAAAGAATATTGTTCTTCTTGGGAGGAG GCTGCTTCAGAGATTTCACAAGAGACAAGATCCAAACTTACAAAAAATGCATAA
- the LOC106071538 gene encoding uncharacterized protein LOC106071538 — MFSFSKIMWRTGGLSGVLRGQMFTQANQFSLRSICQLTSQITGVFSKNCFTASFGSVQPGLCKATHPQVVHQSIRTKNTGKRIYYVGSAWKRYNKHNIERRLTTNGGLEILWRKTLKGKHVLAAYERILPNTVDGRILPQHLFRFQKHPLTKNRLPKPGLY, encoded by the exons atgttttcctttTCAAA AATTATGTGGCGCACAGGAGGATTATCTGGAGTTTTGAGAGGTCAAATGTTTACACAGGCAAACCAATTCAGTTTACGGAGTATTTGTCAACTAACAAGTCAGATTACTGGAgttttttctaaaaattgttttacagcTTCATTTGGTAGTGTCCAACCAGGACTATGCAAAGCAACTCATCCTCAAGTTGTTCATCAAAGCATAAGGACTAAAAATACAGGGAAAAGAATATACTACGTTGGTAGTGCATGGAAGCGTTATAATAAACATAATATTGAGAGAAGACTTACAACCAATGGAGGTTTAGAAATCTTGTGGAGAAAAACTTTAAAAGGCAAGCATGTACTTGCTGCTTATGAGAGAATCTTGCCCAATACTGTTGATGGAAGGATCCTTCCTCAACACCTCTTTAGATTTCAAAAACACCCTCTCACAAAAAACAGGTTACCAAAACCAGGACTCTATTAA
- the LOC106071537 gene encoding uncharacterized protein LOC106071537 isoform X1: MNFRNGNQIGACLSTQNNLGSIISAGLRTSPKKEDISSFCCKSESRLDLSLQTMQNNKDQPCAENLQSTSFKKLNDAVEKSIKRITSKSRGKAYLEEHFKDVLEKDRKYFVPMFESMLVELETLLKEEIQMQLEASNVEKRLKEVDRIKLEYGPSSETKWRPSGSPKDDIKAHLVDIDDVELNKLGKILNTLESQNKFLSECVLKTDEKIQQTVQVIKEYCSSWEEAASEISQETRSKLTKNA; the protein is encoded by the exons atgaatttcAGAAATGGAAaccaaattggagcatgtctttccacccaaaacaat CTAGGGTCTATAATATCTGCAGGACTGAGGACAAGCCCTAAAAAGGAGGACATATCCTCTTTTTGCTGTAAGTCTG agtctagactagacttGTCTTTACAAACAATGCAAAATAATAAAGATCAACCTTGTGCAGAAAATTTGCAGAGCACCTCATTCAAAAAGCTAAATGATGCTGTTGAAAAATCTATAAAAAGGATAACATCAAAAAGCAg GGGGAAGGCATACTTAGAAGAGCATTTCAAAGATGTACTTGAAAAAgacagaaaatattttgttccaATGTTTGAATCTATGTTAGTTGAACTGGAAACCTTGCTGAAG GAAGAAATTCAGATGCAACTAGAAGCCAGTAATGTTGAAAAACGACTGAAGGAAGTAGACagaatcaaattggaatatGGACCATCCAGTGAAACAAAATG GAGGCCAAGTGGTTCCCCAAAGGATGATATAAAAGCACATTTAGTTGATattgatgatgtagagcttaatAAATTGGGGAAAATTCTCAATACACTAGAATCTCAAAATAAATTTCTCAGCgaatgtgttttaaaaacagATGAAAAAATTCAGCAGACAGTGCAGGTGATCAAAGAATATTGTTCTTCTTGGGAGGAG GCTGCTTCAGAGATTTCACAAGAGACAAGATCCAAACTTACAAAAAATGCATAA